Within the Oryzias melastigma strain HK-1 linkage group LG8, ASM292280v2, whole genome shotgun sequence genome, the region CTGCCATGTTTCCACATGTTATCTTTACACATGTCAACTGTTTAGGTTGGGAAGGATTCAGCTGTAAGGGCACAAACGACGTGTCCTTCACAATAGTGGACAGATGGCTCACTCGTTAGCATTGAAGCTGCTGTCCTCCGGATCGCTCCACCTTCACCGTCCccactgaaacaaaaaacatccgACTTTTCCAGCGGGGTTTTGTGTCACGTTATCGTGGCTGCTGCTTGTGTCGTTTGTCATTTTCAATCGCAATGCTTTGCTGGTTAATGAATTATGCAGCGAGGAGCTGCGCGAGCGAGGGTTGGTGTCAACCTGTCTGCTCAGGTTTAACGTTGTCGTTTCTGGGTAACATCGGAGGTGTCAGAGTACCCGCGATCTGATGAATACATCCCTCCAGTTTTGAGTGAAAGCCTCTCGTGAAGTGAAaagtgcacatttttaaattcctaGTGGGGTTCAGGGTGTCTGGAAAGCATAAATAATTCAATGTGTGTATTTCTCTTTACAGACTAGAGAATCAAGAAGGGGAACAGTAGTTCATGGaagacaagaaaaagaagaaagaagagaagaagaaaagggaAACCTCTCAGAAGGTAAATAGTtatagaagtttttttgttaaattacctcagaaaagactgtttttctttcctttttttcctttttactaaAGTTTATTCTTTTCTCTACTTTTCTCCTGTTTAGGTGCCAGAACAGAAAATCAAAGGTATACTTTCCCCTTCATAATTCTTCtgattttcattattttactctgaattttccatttttaatcagaaatgacacattttctaataaacctaattatctaaaaaataaaatggttgttGATCTTCCtgttttaagcagtttttttttaagtgtttaacataattttctcttttcctttttccttcctAAGTGCCAGAATCAGCCAAGCCCTCCTGTTCCCAGCCCCTCTCCACCCCAGGTTCAGTGTCCCCCAGCCCTGGCCCCATCTCCCCTTCCTCCCCGAGTCCTGGTCCGGGCGGGGTCTCTGCCCAGGTTCCTCCTGGCGGCGGGAACAATGCAAAGCAGCGGACTGCTGTGGCCAACGGacagcccaccaccaccaccacctcctcctcctcttcttcttcctcgtCTCCGTCTGGAAGTCAGActtcccagcagcagcagcggtaCATGTCCAGAGAGGTCCCACCGAGATTCCGCTGCCAGCAGGACCACAAAGTGCTACTGAAGAGGGGCCAGCCGCCGCTGTCCTCCATGCTGCTGGgcggaggaggggagggggctgCGGGAGGAGGCGGTGGCTGGGTTCCCACTGCAGATAACCACAATACGAATGCATCTGGACATGCAGGTGAGCGTCACACGCTGTTGTTCAGACACTTGATTTGTTTGGGGAGTTGTCTGTCAATCTGgccacacaggaaaaaaaaatatgacgcCCCAAAATTATTAGTCAGAACAGAAGTCTCTTTCTCCTGCCAGAGctggccacaaaaaaaactaaatttgcgCCCGAATTTATTGGCCGGAAGTCTTCACTCGCAACCCCCcgctttaaagggtaaccaaacagggaagtgggaggctgactccacccacagcaaaaatgtgaaaatccagaggggtgggctggggaacaggagtGCTATCATTACTAGAGCTGCAGATCATCACCTGAGACTTCTGAAACCTGGATGGTTTGACCTATCATAAAATTccactgtaatacctcaattcaacctttagggtGCAACACAAAGgaggtttttgactatattttcaaaaattaagcaattttattttaatttgtcaaaaaatctggcacagacagcacttttaaagccccatttatagaggtcaataaccaaaaaaagttgattttgggtTTGGTTCCCTTTAagcttttgatcttttttccctttcccttttcttgcatgtgaccagaggcctctgacaaaaatactaattatagagtctgttattaaaatgtattcatctGCCACTATCTGTGATGTAATCACTCGTTTACCCCACAGATTCCAACATGACTTCATCCTCCCCTTTACAACCCAAGTCGTCATCTTTGTGCGTCGCTGCTTTGTCGTCTTCTACTACTTCAACTTATGCAAATTCCACATGGGGGGCAGGCCCTGGCAGCCAGTCCTCTTCTCAGGGCTGTGAGAGGGTGATTGTGGATGGGACTGACCTGGAGGACTGGCCCGCCATCACAGGCGGGGCCAAACCAAGTTCTGACGGGGCTGCGGGGCGGACGCAGGAGCAGGACTGTCCCAGTAACAACAATAGTGCCTCATGGGGTGAGAGAAGCATCCAGCAAAAGGGAGGGGGGATCGGAGAAGGAGGAGCAGGGAACACAGACAATCCTTCCCCACCTCGTTCTTCTCCTCtgtcctcttcttcctctcttAATGAATGTGCACAGTCGAGCGGCGGCGCGTGGGGCTCCTCTGCCTCGTCCCAGGCGGAGGCCGGGCTCGGATCAGCAGAGTTTTACAGTTCCAAAGTCTCCCATCTGCTCTCTGGGTCTCAGGAAGGCCCGGGAggtggcagcagcagcaacagcggTGTCACTGGTGCCAACTTCAACCCCAGTGTGAACCCCTCCGCTTGGCCCGCCCTGGGACAGAGTGGAACTTCAAACAGCGATAGCCTTCCGCTCCACTCGTCCATCACTTCAGCTTCCTCATtctctgccagcaccgccctCATCACCACTCAAACACTTTCATCTGTGAATCAAACTGGTCTCTACCAGCAGCACACTGACACAGCTGTGGGAGCCAAAAGTGAAGAACAGCAGCAGCACTTAGAGAACCCGGCCTCTGAACCGGGTTCAGGCGGGGGATCAAGAGAAGCGGGACCAAATCAAGAAGGTGGCGATGAGGCAAACTCTGGAGTTGTTACTGAAGTAGAAGGAAGTGACGATCTTTCTGGTTCCTTGTCTTCCTCCTCCGTTGCCTCTTCTCGGAGATCCATGCCTCCTCTGTCCTCGGACCCAAGTTTATGTGCCTCACAGGCGGATGCGTGGGGCGGAGGAGGTCCCGGGACTCAGGGGCAGGAAGGGACTGTATGGGGTTTTGGTAGTCAGGACGACGGGGCGGGGTGGGGCAGGGGGAGTGGTGGGGACTCAGCGGCTCCAGTGGTATCTCAGGAAGTGTGGGAAGGAGGCAGTTCAAAAGCGGATTGGGTTGGCTCTGCCGAAAATTCAAGTAATTTAGCAATAGGAAATCAAAAAGGAGTGGATGTTAGCAGCGGTAGTGCTGGAGGCGTGGGTGCTGGAGGCAGCAGTCTGGAGGACTCTGCCTCACCAAAGTTTGCTACTATGACAAAAGCTTGGGACAATCAGAAAGGGACGGAGGGTGGGGATGTTTCTGTTGGGGAGTGGGTCGCAGGAGGGGTGCAGGGGGGAGTCACCGGAGGGCCCTCCTCCTCCAGTGGAGGTGGGTCCATAGCTGGAAGCGGAGGGGAGGGGAGCGGGAGTGAACAGAAGCAGGATCGGTCTTCTTCTGCTCGGCTCCGCTCCCAACAGTCCTCCACTGCTGAAGTGGCCTTACTGAGCATGCTCAACCGGTCTGATCTGGACCCCAAGGTTCTGTCCAACACGGGGTGGGGGCAGACGCAGATCCGACAGAATGTGGCCTGGGACCTGGACAGCAAAGCAGGCGGAGGAGGGAACAGAAGTGAAGGAAACCCTTCTTCTGCGTTCCCGTCAGCCAGCATGAACACTACAGCAAGTCGCAGCTCGAGGTACCTGCCCAACACGGGGGCAGCACCTGTGGAGTTACCTGTAGGCAGTCACTCAAGTGGCCAAAACTCTGCTTCCTCTACTGTTGAAGAGGGGGGTTCTTTCATGCCTGGCAGTGCTATGAAGCCAGGCTCATCGGATGATGATATGGAGGGCAGTGCAGCTACAGGGTGGGGCACCGCCCCGCCCGAAAACCAGGGCAAAAGGTGGAGGAGCGAAGAGCAACAGTGGGGTGATCGCAGAGGCGGTGGAAGCAACTGGAGGGACCTGGAAGAACAGGCTAGCGGGTGGGGGGACGCTCCAGAGAATAAAGGTACAGGGGGTTGGAAGGGGTCTGCAAAATCTGAAGCAGGGGGCTGGGGGGAGGAGTGGGGCCAGAGGGACTCTTCTAGCGGGGGCGGGTGGGGAGAGAGGCGTAGTAAGGCTGGAAGCAAATCTGATGATGGACCCGCTTGGGGAAACGTGGACGAAGGCGGATCTCAGCGGGGAGGGTCAAGTTTGGACGAGGGCGTGTCCCACCAGGATTGGGGGGGTACCAAACCCCTCGCAGCACAGATACCAAACAGCCAAGTCGCACCAATGAAAGCCCcaaatcagcagcagcagcaatcaCACGGCCAGCAAGCAATGGGAGCACCCATGCAAGGAGGGTGGAGCAGCCGCTCAGGCGGAGCAACCGAAGGTCCGTCGTCCAAGGGTCAGAACCAAAGTTTGGGCTGGAAATCCGGCCCCATCCCCCAAATCTCTGGAGGTGATACACTGGAGCCCAGCGGCTGGGAAGAGCCCTCCCCTCAGTCTATCAGCCGCAAAATGGAAATAGATGACGGCACGTCGGCGTGGGGAGACCCGACGCGCTACAACAACAAGAACGTCAACTTGTGGGACAAGAACAGTCCCACACCCGGTCAGAGTCACGGTCAGCACGGCCCCCCACCGCCCATGCAGCAGCCACCCCTCAGAAGACAGCCGGGGATGCAGCACAGCACCAACAAAAGTGCCGGCTGCGGCGCAGCTGGTGAGAGATCATTCAAgcacattttagtgtttttgtaaaCCGAAGTTTAGTGTTAAATTCTCATGAAGGTCCAGGGAtgtggggaggaggaggaggcccaCCAACTGTGGATAACGGTACGGCTGCTTGGGGCAAAGTGTCGGATGGAAGTTCAGGTTGGGGAGAACCGGATGAAGCCGGCAAAGCATCTGGATGGAGGAACCCTTCACCCAACCCTGGAAAACCTGGTAACACAAGCTAATCCTACAGAATCAATTGTTGCACTCTAAAAATTCAAGATGTTGAtcctttttaggttgttttttcttgtactcATCGTTCCCATAATTTCCCAAAAGAACCCATTAGTCACAGAGAAGCAGCTCCTCACCAGTCAtctgtttgtgctgcagcagTGAAGCCGGTGGAAAGTTGGGGTGGGAAAGGAGACGGCTCCATCGCAGCCTCCAGGCACCCCAGCTGGGAGGAGGACGACGACGGCGGCGGTGGAGTTTGGAACAGCACGGGCTCCCAGGGAAGCGGCTCCTCCTTTGGCTGTGGTGGGTGGGGTCAGACTCACGGAGGAAAGAGAGGCAGCATGAAGGTGAGGAGGGGGGGTCTCAAAAACATCCATTTGGCTCCTTCTTTAGTGAAAAGTTTGTTCTCCAAATCCTGTTTACCTTTTTTGGTTCAGATTAATGTTTGAATTTCTTTCCTAAAGAGTGGAGGAGGAGACAGCTGGGTGAACTCAGTGTCACGCCAATTCTCAAATATGGGCCTTCTGGTAAGACATTTCAGTATTTCTATACCTGAAATCCATATGCATGTGATTTGTTTAGTTTCATCATCAatgctttattatttaaagtccaactcaTTTAAAGCATTATGAGACGTGAGATCATGAAGTTGTTTGTGTTTAGGGTGATGATTCCAGTGTTGACAAAAAGATGGAAGCAGACAAGAGAGGAATGAATGACTACAATGGAGAGATGCGCAGAGGAGGACGGGGTGGTGGAGGCTACCGCATGTCTGCTTCCAAAGACATGGGTTCTGTGGACATGGGGGCATATGGTGACAAGGTGAGTGGTTGTTTTAGAAATTTCTGAGTTATCTCGACCACAACCGATCTAAAAATGCCAACAAAGGAAAAATCCAAACCCTTCAgagccgttttttttttcaatctgtcaGCGCTTCACAGACTCAGTATGTTACATCCATCATATTGTCTAACTTCATTGCAGTAGAAAATTATGCATTATTTGatgttgatattttattttggtgaaagTTTCTCTTTTGCTGTTGCAGTTTGACTCGTTCTAGTATTTCTCCTCTCTGTGTGTGTGGATCCACTTTCTAACAAGAcatgttgaacattttgaagaagtcagaaaaatgtaaatgttagtGATTATGGAGATCTGTTTACACTTTCACTTGTATTTGAATATTATTCATACAGTATAACAGCTGTTTTGTTAATGTTCACATTCTTAGATTTGGGTtctaaaataccttaaaaattTCTTCAAAATTTTAGATTAAACTTGTAGAAACCCTTTGATTAGCATGAATTATTCTGTTTCCATATCCTATGTGTtactagctgtgtttccattgactatgaaattgcgcaaattggatttgcgataataaaCTGGCATATTGGAAACACATTGTCGTAAAAAACTTATTGAAACAAAGGAGgtgttttttctaaacaaaatatttcacaatactgcaatggaaacactttttgtcaaactagaaaagttgcgataatgctttttgctgaatgtggttgctgaagaaatttacagtaattgctgaagggatttgctgaaaatgctaaagcttttGCAAAATACTAAAGTTGCTTGaggacttaaagttgcagaaagtgcacacagaatttaaaaaatttcttgtaaaattgccTAAATTTCATCAAATTTTGAAATGGATATAAGGTATGAATAccaaagtacaagcaggaatgtactggatgtattaaatgttttgataccagtATTGCATAGGTTTCAAGGTGCACAAACGGATTCTAAGaatttcccattcattttcaatggggcgGAAAATTGCctaaattgcttaaaatataaaaaaaaaacgtaaaatatatttataccaaaagtacaagcagtaatgtcctgaacaagctgaatgttttaatactaagattgctgaaattgctcaAAGTGTGATAGAGCTTTTACCTACCAAAAAATGGACGAAAagtagcaggagaatcacttaaGTGTGTTTGCTCACTAACCATTTGCAtaatgagtcacgtgaccaacagtGACTGCATCCCTGTGCAGAAGCACTGCACAGCGGGCACCACAAGaggcatcacacagctcatcagaAGTCTGGCGTGTCAtgcggaattgttggatccTCAGCTCCTATATAAAATCACCAACCTTCATTTCCCAgaatctcttcatccgtagccacTCCCACGTAGCTCGCTGCTCCACGGCCTGAACAAGGCGccgacatctcctttgatagatgatgacgAGCGCTAGTCtcgtggcagaaatttgaatgtatctgctgtaaatcaaagtattgttaaCCATGTTTCTGAATGACTTGATTTTTGTGTACTTGTATTATAATTTAATGCAAACTGTGTATTTAtagaattttaataaagttttgcacatatgtgtaaTGAAAACACAGCTACTTTTGCTTTACTGGTGTTGTGTTCTGATGTGATTTTCCTGAGTCTGACGTTTCTCCACCATCTTCTTGGTATCACAGGTGGGCGGCCATGGAGTCTTTGTGCCCGGCGGAGGAGGAATGCCTCCACCCCGAGGGATGCACCAGCCCGGCATCCATCCCATGAACCCGCCCCAGGGGTTACGTGCTCAAGTGCCTCATCAGTTCCTGTCCGCTCAGGTCTGTTTTCAGtctgaacttgtttttcttaGGAGCGGTTTGGGTTGgtattgtttagttttttagctTACAGAAAGTTCAAACTCTGTGACTTTAAAAGTTTGCAGTCCTGCTAATAAATCTTCACAGTCTTcaagctttttttgtgtgtgtcattGAAATATGTGAATAGAATTTAAAATagcaataaatgtttcttaatgcttaaaaaaatcaaggcaAAATGCTGAAGCAAGTGGTAAAATACGATTCtcatatttttgcttgttttgcttttagaaGCTGATTGTTTTACCCAAAGATTTCTAAAATTTCTGCCATGTCATTGTTGAGATAAGGATCTTTActctccaaaatgtttttttttttatttatttttattttttttattgctgactTCCTTTTTGATGTTGCGCTTATTATTCTTCAAATGTACCTTTAAAGCGCTTCATGTTGGTTTTGATGGCCAAACTGCTggctctggttaaagaaaatgtgttctttagaggcagtagtttattttaatgtatgtgCTGCATCCGTACTTTCTCTGCTCATGTATCCGTTTGATGGGTGAAAGTTAGCTTTTTCCCTCTTCATTGCTCAGATCCCATTCATTTCCTGTGAGGCCAGCATGCTCATACATCTGAAATAAATACTGACAGCTGAACAcggtgtttgtttttgtcacgcTCTGACTCATCCGTACCCTCACATTCCTGTGACCTGCAGGTTCCGGGTCCAATGCTAAAGCAGATGCCCTCTCCTGGTGGCAGTGTGGGTGGAGTTGTTGGAGGAGTAGGAGGTGTCGGTGGCGTCGGCACGGGGGTCGGCGGTGTTGGCGGAGGAGTGTTCCCTCCTCAGATTTCACCACAGCAGTTAGCAATGCTTGGAAACATATACCCCCACATGCAGCAGTTCCATCTGGTACGTGCACAACACGCCACAGCGGCGAAAAGGGCTTTACGCTTTCTTTAAACGGTGTCTAAACTTTTCCACCTACTGACCCACAGGCCTGCCAGCTTTTGctacaacagcagcagcaacaacaacagcaacagcAGCTTCTACAGAACCAGCGGAAGTTCCCTCAGCCTCTCAGACAGCAGCCAGACCCCCAGCAGGTCAGGATCTTCTACACTTTCTCCTGAGTCTGTATGGTGGTTTTATCAGACTAAACCATTTtagcaacaataaaatacaaacaaaaacaagaaaatttggttttagattttatataGAAAATATCTATTAATGTattgaaatttgaagaattaaggtttaaaatgactttttctacAGCTGtgttgtcttctttttcttttccttctcttactaaattttattgttattattgattTGAGGACCATCATCACCAAGACAAGTTCTTTGTATGTGTAAAAGCGTACTTGGTAATAAAGCTTCTTCTGATTCTGATATTTTGAGGAGTTTATTTCTCAACAATTTTTAGACTGTACATATACGTTTAGTGGctattttgcttcatttgaaCTGTTGTTTACTATATCAAgcaagttttttaaaacttgctTGATATATGAAATTGATCTTTATTATGGATTAAGCAttgtcattttaacttttttttatttgcttaagcaaaaaacgtttttttgaaAATCCTACTCTTTATATTAACTTGAATTATCTGAAAACAATGACGACAaccaaatgttaattttaaattgaaacttgaaaaaatattttatccatttaatcatatttttatgcatATAATTGTATGCATTTGATTATAAATTGTACTCAATTTTCAGAATCAGATCTATTTccaatcaaatatttattttttatgcatttccaTTCCAAAACCATTTTCCTGataattaaataacttttttgccTAACTGTTATGAAATTAGACAAAAGTGGAATTTATATTAGTAAAATAGTACTTCTCACAGGCAGAACAACAAAGCAGTTTCCActaacaacatttaaaaaaaaaatagaaaagtcgCACAACCTGCGATCATTTGTGTGAATGGTTAAAGCATAAAAGCAAAAGGTTTTAGTATTTTGGTAGAGATGTGTCTAgtttataaatcattttaactcAGGGTTCTTACTCTTCATCCCGTTGTCTTGAACGCTGCTCTTTGCAGCTCGCTAGGATCATGGCtatcctgcagcagcagaggcagCAGGGTGGAGTTGGTGGAGCAGCGCAGGGAGGGGGGAGCTCCAAACTGTCCCCCTCTCACCTGGGTGGA harbors:
- the LOC112146174 gene encoding trinucleotide repeat-containing gene 6B protein yields the protein MEDKKKKKEEKKKRETSQKVPEQKIKVPESAKPSCSQPLSTPGSVSPSPGPISPSSPSPGPGGVSAQVPPGGGNNAKQRTAVANGQPTTTTTSSSSSSSSSPSGSQTSQQQQRYMSREVPPRFRCQQDHKVLLKRGQPPLSSMLLGGGGEGAAGGGGGWVPTADNHNTNASGHADSNMTSSSPLQPKSSSLCVAALSSSTTSTYANSTWGAGPGSQSSSQGCERVIVDGTDLEDWPAITGGAKPSSDGAAGRTQEQDCPSNNNSASWGERSIQQKGGGIGEGGAGNTDNPSPPRSSPLSSSSSLNECAQSSGGAWGSSASSQAEAGLGSAEFYSSKVSHLLSGSQEGPGGGSSSNSGVTGANFNPSVNPSAWPALGQSGTSNSDSLPLHSSITSASSFSASTALITTQTLSSVNQTGLYQQHTDTAVGAKSEEQQQHLENPASEPGSGGGSREAGPNQEGGDEANSGVVTEVEGSDDLSGSLSSSSVASSRRSMPPLSSDPSLCASQADAWGGGGPGTQGQEGTVWGFGSQDDGAGWGRGSGGDSAAPVVSQEVWEGGSSKADWVGSAENSSNLAIGNQKGVDVSSGSAGGVGAGGSSLEDSASPKFATMTKAWDNQKGTEGGDVSVGEWVAGGVQGGVTGGPSSSSGGGSIAGSGGEGSGSEQKQDRSSSARLRSQQSSTAEVALLSMLNRSDLDPKVLSNTGWGQTQIRQNVAWDLDSKAGGGGNRSEGNPSSAFPSASMNTTASRSSRYLPNTGAAPVELPVGSHSSGQNSASSTVEEGGSFMPGSAMKPGSSDDDMEGSAATGWGTAPPENQGKRWRSEEQQWGDRRGGGSNWRDLEEQASGWGDAPENKGTGGWKGSAKSEAGGWGEEWGQRDSSSGGGWGERRSKAGSKSDDGPAWGNVDEGGSQRGGSSLDEGVSHQDWGGTKPLAAQIPNSQVAPMKAPNQQQQQSHGQQAMGAPMQGGWSSRSGGATEGPSSKGQNQSLGWKSGPIPQISGGDTLEPSGWEEPSPQSISRKMEIDDGTSAWGDPTRYNNKNVNLWDKNSPTPGQSHGQHGPPPPMQQPPLRRQPGMQHSTNKSAGCGAAGPGMWGGGGGPPTVDNGTAAWGKVSDGSSGWGEPDEAGKASGWRNPSPNPGKPAVKPVESWGGKGDGSIAASRHPSWEEDDDGGGGVWNSTGSQGSGSSFGCGGWGQTHGGKRGSMKSGGGDSWVNSVSRQFSNMGLLGDDSSVDKKMEADKRGMNDYNGEMRRGGRGGGGYRMSASKDMGSVDMGAYGDKVGGHGVFVPGGGGMPPPRGMHQPGIHPMNPPQGLRAQVPHQFLSAQVPGPMLKQMPSPGGSVGGVVGGVGGVGGVGTGVGGVGGGVFPPQISPQQLAMLGNIYPHMQQFHLACQLLLQQQQQQQQQQQLLQNQRKFPQPLRQQPDPQQLARIMAILQQQRQQGGVGGAAQGGGSSKLSPSHLGGGLPKQAMVDPLTHPGLGGPLSDPYAKSQGMYPGLAPGSNLSTLELSPMMGGMKDMGGQQSRFKWMMEEHSPAPSPPDPTPHKNGPLPSSIKVRGGSPFSQYEMLGSEGLGIPPQGSADNWHRTPGSKMGNKPATSSWPPEFQPGVPWKGIQSSGDPESDPYMTPRSVLGSPGSPNLNDPDHQLLRDNIGPNPPLNTSLPSPGAWPYSASDSSLSNAHSTGKYSEYKPSWPPEPIGQNKLWKTNRNSSQLPRPPPGLTNQKQASPSPWGTGVPRLARSWGGGGINQESRFGPGSAWSDGTSSRSSCWLLLSNLTPQIDGSTLRTICMQHGPLLTFHLGLTQGSALIRYSTRQEAEKAQGALHMCVLGNTTILAEFVSEEEVAHYFAHSQAGGAEGASSGGAAGGGAPGSTGTGTTVASSGGSSPGSERAAVGTSSGGNGNGGGGEEGGASVLGGVRSSGAAWQSLDGTGTSSETPAAQGPGLGIFSQWSTNGAGEGAVVGGVDAGRSGLWGGMTAGYPSSSLWGAPQMEERHQMDSPAGLLPGNLLGGGADSI